CTGCTGATTCCGCCGGTGGCCCTGGTCTGCGCGCTCATCAGCGTGGCGGTCACGCTGATGCTGGCCCGGCGCGGACGGGCGCTGCACACCACCGGTCTGGTCCTGGCAGGCGTGGTGGTGGGCAGCATCCTGACTGCGGCCTCCACCTACCTGATGCTGCGCGGCGAGGACCGCATCCGCGAGGTGTTCGCCTGGACGCTGGGCAACCTCTCCTTTGCGGGCTGGAAAGAGGCAGGAACCGTGTTGCCCTATGCGCTGCTGGGCTTCGCGTTGCTGCTGGCCCTGTCCCGGCCGCTCAACACCCTGCAGCTGGGCGAGGCGACCGCGCACAGCCTGGGGCTGCCGGTCGAGCGGGTCAAGTGGCTGACCGTGCTGGCCGCGACGCTTTCGACCGCTGCAGCCGTGTCGTACGCCGGCATCATTGGCTTCGTAGGCCTGATCACCCCGCACATCGTGCGCCGCCTGGTGGGCGCGGACTTCCGGCTGCTGCTGCCGGCCTCGGCCATCGCAGGAGGCACGCTGCTGGTGCTGGCCGACCTGCTGGCCCGCACCCTGACCCGCCCGGCCGAGTTGCCGGTCGGCATCGTGACCACCCTGCTGGGCGGGCCGTTTTTCCTGTACCTGCTGCGGAGGCAGCGGTGAGCGCTTACCGGGTGCATGAACTGCACGCCCGCATCGGGCCGCTCGAGGTGCTGCGCGGCGTGAGCGCGGATTTCCCGCAGGGCAAGCTGTCGGTGATCTTAGGACCCAACGGGGCCGGCAAAAGCACGCTGCTGCGCGCGATGCTGGGCTTGCAGCGGGTCTCGGGCGGGCAGGTCGAGCTGCTGGGACGTGCGCTCGAGGCGTGGCAGCGGACCGAGCGTGCCCGTACGGTCGCTTACCTGGCGCAGGCCGAGCCGCTGCCCGACGACTTCACGGTGCGTCAACTGGTTGACTTGGGACGCGGCGGGGCCGATGGGTGGCTGTGGGGTCTGTTTCCCAACCCGCTCGCCCGCACCCGCCCCGAGGACGAGGCAGCGGTAGAGCGCGCCCTGCACCGTACCGACACCTACCGCCTCGAGGAGCGCCGCTTATCCGAGCTGTCGGGCGGCGAGCGCCAGCGTGCGGCGCTGGCCCGCGCGCTGGCCGCCGAGCCGCGCGTGCTGCTGCTCGACGAGCCCACCAACCACCTCGACATCGCCTATCAGGCCGACCTGCTGCGCCTGCTGCGCCGCGAGGTGGCGGGCGGCC
The nucleotide sequence above comes from Deinobacterium chartae. Encoded proteins:
- a CDS encoding ABC transporter ATP-binding protein, with product MSAYRVHELHARIGPLEVLRGVSADFPQGKLSVILGPNGAGKSTLLRAMLGLQRVSGGQVELLGRALEAWQRTERARTVAYLAQAEPLPDDFTVRQLVDLGRGGADGWLWGLFPNPLARTRPEDEAAVERALHRTDTYRLEERRLSELSGGERQRAALARALAAEPRVLLLDEPTNHLDIAYQADLLRLLRREVAGGLSAVLVLHDLNLAAVADHAVLMFQGRVLAEGTPGEVLTPANLREAYGIQVRVAQIDGRPVVLPDYG
- a CDS encoding iron chelate uptake ABC transporter family permease subunit, which encodes MRVALTRRRAAPLVLLGSGGLLLAVVLLAVGVGSVPIPPQVTLEAIYKGLSGQPLLDLEVIVWQLRLPRVAMGLLVGASLAMSGAAYQGLFRNPLADPYLMGVASGGAFGATLAILLGLSTLLIPPVALVCALISVAVTLMLARRGRALHTTGLVLAGVVVGSILTAASTYLMLRGEDRIREVFAWTLGNLSFAGWKEAGTVLPYALLGFALLLALSRPLNTLQLGEATAHSLGLPVERVKWLTVLAATLSTAAAVSYAGIIGFVGLITPHIVRRLVGADFRLLLPASAIAGGTLLVLADLLARTLTRPAELPVGIVTTLLGGPFFLYLLRRQR